A single genomic interval of Oreochromis aureus strain Israel breed Guangdong linkage group 12, ZZ_aureus, whole genome shotgun sequence harbors:
- the LOC120443082 gene encoding vacuolar protein sorting-associated protein 13A-like — MKSTIISPPPGRFVKEDLFLHRQKWTKEHRNAKINDVLLLKDGRNQWKLARIIEVYPGKDGRVRKAIKQMYVLALGLDVLGNQFGLIRGLSEGVEAFFYEPYQGAIQGPEEFVEGMTLGVKALVGGAYRSPLVCRLYLNGKLPQQSHNMFQSRYREANLQILIHCFCCGSSSFLYFHIQFLTDSDIFLNVVVWSDIFLVSFFFQKIENGRFASYRYFAHAKVNESDFLMITKRGIFFVTKGTFGQLTCEWQYLFEEFTKDPTIIEDRRLRIEAKERVKSVFHAKEFGKIINFKTPEIAKWVLAKLEDARESLPKY, encoded by the exons ATGAAGTCCACAATCATCTCCCCACCTCCAGGAAGGTTTGTGAAGGAAGATCTTTTTCTCC ACAGACAGAAGTGGACTAAAGAGCACAGAAATGCTAAGATCAATGATGTTCTCCTCCTGAAGGATGGACGCAACCAGTGGAAGTTGGCAAGGATCATTGAAGTGTACCCTGGAAAGGATGGAAGAGTGAGGAAG GCTATTAAGCAGATGTATGTGCTCGCGCTGGGCCTCGATGTTCTTGGAAACCAATTTGGACTGATCAGAGGATTGTCAGAAGGGGTGGAGGCTTTCTTCTATGAGCCCTATCAG gGAGCCATCCAGGGCCCTGAGGAGTTTGTTGAAGGAATGACTCTTGGGGTTAAGGCGCTGGTGGGAGGAGCT taccgctcaccgcttgtctgcaggctttatttaaatggaaaacttccacaacaatcCCACAACATGTTCCAGTCTCGTTACAGGGAAGCCAATTTGCAGATACTGATTCACTGTTTTTGCTGTGGTAGCTCATCCTTCCTTTACTTTCATATACAGTTTTTGACAGACAGtgacatatttttaaatgttgttgtttggtcAGATATTTTTCtagtctctttcttttttcagaaaatTGAGAATGGACGTTTTGCCAGCTACAGGTACTTTGCTCATGCTAAAGTCAATGAATCTGACTTCCTCATGATCACCAAGAG ggGAATATTTTTTGTGACCAAAGGCACTTTTGGTCAGCTGACCTGTGAGTGGCAGTATCTGTTTGAAGAGTTCACCAAGGATCCAACCATTATAGAGGACCGCCGACTTCGCATTGAGGCcaag GAGAGAGTGAAGTCAGTCTTTCATGCCAAAGAGTTTGGGAAGATAATAAACTTCAAAACTCCAGAGATAGCCAAA tgggTTCTTGCCAAATTGGAGGATGCAAGAGAGAGTTTACCTAAGTACTGA